One genomic window of Polyangium aurulentum includes the following:
- a CDS encoding polyprenyl synthetase family protein, with protein MRFHREYEACKLLIDKSCAALLLESWSSAGDLGAVVRRAGSLGGKRLRPVLLLNATELLGGDPVLAVPAACAVELIHTASLLLDDLPCMDDASTRRGSITSHRVFGEAATVLGSMALTHEAMQLIARSGVSCGLDAGSVGALINESVFCIREAMVGQMADIGLREAKSADEVELMRIYQMKTGALFALPVRLGARLAHASPDALGRLDCYAQGIGIAFQILDDVLDCHATTKEAGKDTRKDAGRPSAVTLWGQAGAEQHAQRLLDEALGALEPWGERAWFLIELARHLWTERAGRARRAARSPETSSMVHMHDAE; from the coding sequence ATGCGATTTCATCGAGAGTACGAGGCGTGCAAGCTGCTCATCGACAAGAGCTGCGCCGCGCTTTTGCTGGAGTCGTGGAGCAGCGCAGGAGACCTCGGCGCGGTCGTCCGGCGTGCTGGCTCGCTGGGCGGCAAGCGGCTCCGTCCTGTGCTCCTGTTGAATGCGACCGAGCTTCTGGGCGGCGATCCGGTGCTGGCCGTCCCGGCGGCGTGCGCGGTGGAGCTCATTCACACCGCCTCCTTGTTGCTCGACGATCTCCCGTGCATGGACGACGCATCGACGCGCCGGGGCTCGATCACGAGCCACAGGGTTTTCGGCGAGGCTGCCACGGTCCTCGGCTCCATGGCGCTGACGCACGAGGCCATGCAGCTGATCGCGCGGAGCGGCGTCTCGTGCGGCCTCGACGCAGGCAGCGTCGGCGCGCTGATCAACGAATCGGTCTTCTGCATCCGCGAGGCGATGGTCGGCCAGATGGCGGATATCGGCCTCCGGGAGGCGAAGAGCGCGGACGAGGTCGAGCTCATGCGTATCTACCAGATGAAGACGGGGGCGCTCTTCGCGCTTCCCGTACGGCTCGGCGCGCGGCTCGCCCACGCATCGCCCGACGCGCTCGGGCGGCTCGACTGCTATGCGCAGGGCATCGGTATCGCATTCCAGATCCTCGACGACGTCCTCGATTGCCATGCCACGACGAAGGAGGCAGGCAAGGACACGCGAAAAGACGCCGGCAGACCGAGCGCGGTCACGCTCTGGGGGCAGGCCGGCGCCGAGCAGCACGCGCAGCGGCTCCTCGACGAGGCGCTCGGAGCGCTCGAACCCTGGGGCGAGCGCGCGTGGTTCCTCATCGAGCTGGCCCGCCACCTCTGGACGGAGCGGGCGGGGAGGGCGCGGCGCGCAGCTCGCAGCCCGGAGACGAGCTCGATGGTCCATATGCACGACGCCGAATGA